The Mycolicibacterium aichiense region ACCACCAGCACCACACGGCCGGCGTCGGCCAGCTGGCGCAGCATCGTCATGACCTGGCGATCGAGCGCGGGGTCCAGGCCGGAGGTCGGCTCATCGAGGATCAGCAGCGACGGGCCGGTCAGCAGCTCGAGGGCCACCGAGGCGCGCTTGCGCTGACCGCCGGAGAGCTTGTCCACCCGGGTGTTCTGGTGCTGGGTCATCTCCAGCTCGGCGAGCACCTGGGCCACCACCTGCTGGCGGTCTTCCTTGGTGGTGTCCGGCGGCAACCGCAGCTCCGCGGCGTACATCAGCGCCTGATTCACGGTCAGCTGGCCGTGCACCACATCGTCCTGCGGGACCATGCCGATCCTGGATCGCAGCGAGGCGTACTCGGCGTGAATGTTGTGGCCCTCGAAAGTGACTGTGCCACTTGTCGGATGGGTGTAGCCGGCGACCAGCCGCGCGAACGTCGACTTGCCTGCACCGGACGGGCCGATCACCGCGGTCAGCGTGCCGGGGCGCGCGGTCAGCGAGATGTTGTCCAGCAGCGTCTTGTTGTGCTCGATCGTCCACGTCACGGCGCGCACGTCCAGACCACCGGTGGCGGTGGCCGCCGACGTCTCGGTGCGCCGGACCAGGGTGCCGCCGGCGAACACGAGGTCGATGTTGCCGATCGTGACGGTGTCGCCCTCGTTCAGCATCGCGGTGTCGACCCGGCTGCCGTTGACGAACGTGCCGTTGATGCTGCGGTTGTCGACGATCTCCGTGCCGCCCGGCGTCGGGATCAGCGTGGCGTGATGGCGCGAGGCCAGCACATCGGGGATGACGATGTCGTTGTCGGTCGCCCGGCCGATCTTGATCCCGCCCGGCGGCACGTCGCCGGGTGCGCCCGGGCGCAGGATCTTCATCATCGACGTCGCGAGATTCGACGACGACTGCGCGGGCTTGCCGACGGCGGGACGCATCTGGGTGGGTGCCGCCGCCTGCTGGTGGCCCACCGGCCCCGTCGCGGCGGGCGGGTGATAGGTCGGCTGTGCCCGCGAGCCGCTGGTCGGATACACCGGCGGCTGGTGGGTCGGCTGGGCTTGCGATGGCGGAGGCGGCCACTGCCCGGCGGTCGGCACACCCCGGCTCGGGTTGGCCGGCCACGACGGCGACGACGGCGGGACCGACATGCGCACCGACGAGGTCTGCGGCGGGCGTCCCACCGAGCCCTGATGGCGGCCCAGGCCGAAGCTCATCGGGGGCCCGTCGGGATTGCCGACGTTGACGGTCAGACCGTCATTGATGTCGACGGACGGCACCCGGCGGCCGTTGACGAACATGCCGTTCAGTGAGCCGTTGTCGATGGCCATCCATCGGCCGTGGTCGAAACGGAGCACCAGATGGGCGCGGGAGATCAAGGGGTGGGCGATACGCACGTCGGCACGGAGGTCGCGGCCGACCACGACGTCGTGCCCTGCGGCGAAAGTACGCTCCGACCCGTCGTACCGAACTGTCAGATCGGGCGCGGCTGGTCGAGTCATCGAGACCAACTCTATCGGTAACGGCCCCGTCGGCCTGTCAGGCAGGACCGCCCGTCACCACGCAGAGGGTCCGCGAGTAGATGGTCGGCATGCATTTGTTGCAGTGCGTGCACAGCGACTTCACCGAGTGCGCGTCGCCGTCGGCCTGAATGCGATTGAGCAGGTCCGGCTCGGCCAGCAGCGCGCGACCCATCGCCACGAACTCGAAACCCTCGGCCATCGCGCGGTCCATGCTCTCGCGGTTGGTGATGCCGCCGAGCAGGATCAGCGGCATGGTCAGCTCCTTGCGGAACTGCTCGGCGTCGCGCAGCAGGTAGGTCTCCCGGTAGGGGTATTCGCGCATGAATTTCTTACCGGTCATCCGCATGCCCCAGTTCAGCGGCCAGTTCTGCGCCGCGGCAAACTCCTTGACCGGGGCGTCGCCGCGGAACAGGTACATCGGGTTGAGCAGCGAACTGCCCGCGGTGAGTTCGATCGCGTCCAGGCCGCCGTCTTCCTCCAGCCATTTGGCGGTCTGCAGCGACTCCTCGATCTGGATCGAGCCACGCACTCCGTCGGCCATGTTGAGTTTGGCGGTCACCGCGATCGGGGCGGGGCCGAGGCGCTCGACCTCGCGGCGTACGGCCATCACGATGCCGCGGGCCACCTTGGCCCGGTTCGCCAGCGACCCGCCGAACTCGTCGGTGCGCCGGTTGATCATCGGGGAGAGGAATGAGCTGGCCAGATAGTTATGACCGAGGTGGATCTCGACGGCGTCGAAGCCGGAGTCGATCGCGAACCGGGCCGCCGAGGCGTGCGCGGCGATCACGTTGTTGATGTCGTCGCGGGTGGCGTGCTTGGCGAACTTCATCGACAGCGGGTTGAAGAACCGCACCGGGGCCAACGCGGCCGCCTTGTTCGAGCGGGCATTGGCTACCGGGCCGGCATGACCGATCTGGGCGCTGATCGCCGCGCCCTCGGCGTGCACCGCGTCGGCCAGCCGGCGCAGGCCGGGCACCGCCTCCGGGCGCATCCAGATCTGCCCGCCATTGGTGCGCCCGCCCTGACTCACCGCGGTGTAGGCGACGGTCGTCATGCCGATGCCGCCCGCGGCGATCGCCCGGTGGAAGGCGATCAGGTCATCGGAGACCACGTCGTCGGGGGTTCGGGCTTCGAAAGTGGCCGACTTGATGGTGCGGTTGCGCAGGGTGATGGGGCCGAGTTTGGCCGGGCTGAACACATCTGGCGCACTGTTCATAACCGCAGCTGACCACGCGGTAGGAGATGCTGTCAACGACAGCTCCCGCTGCGATGGAAGAATGTTGCGCGTGGTCGCTATCACCCTCGACGGCAAGCTCACCCGCGACGAGATCTTCGTCGATCTTAAAGACCGTGTGGCGGCGCTGACCGCCGCGGGACATACCCCGGGACTGGGCACTGTCCTGGTCGGCGACGACCCCGGTTCGCACGCCTATGTGAAGGGCAAGCACTCCGACTGCGCGAAGGTCGGGATCACCTCGATCCGCCGGGACCTGCCCGCCGATGTGAGCCAG contains the following coding sequences:
- a CDS encoding ATP-binding cassette domain-containing protein, which gives rise to MTRPAAPDLTVRYDGSERTFAAGHDVVVGRDLRADVRIAHPLISRAHLVLRFDHGRWMAIDNGSLNGMFVNGRRVPSVDINDGLTVNVGNPDGPPMSFGLGRHQGSVGRPPQTSSVRMSVPPSSPSWPANPSRGVPTAGQWPPPPSQAQPTHQPPVYPTSGSRAQPTYHPPAATGPVGHQQAAAPTQMRPAVGKPAQSSSNLATSMMKILRPGAPGDVPPGGIKIGRATDNDIVIPDVLASRHHATLIPTPGGTEIVDNRSINGTFVNGSRVDTAMLNEGDTVTIGNIDLVFAGGTLVRRTETSAATATGGLDVRAVTWTIEHNKTLLDNISLTARPGTLTAVIGPSGAGKSTFARLVAGYTHPTSGTVTFEGHNIHAEYASLRSRIGMVPQDDVVHGQLTVNQALMYAAELRLPPDTTKEDRQQVVAQVLAELEMTQHQNTRVDKLSGGQRKRASVALELLTGPSLLILDEPTSGLDPALDRQVMTMLRQLADAGRVVLVVTHSLTYLDVCDQVLLLAPGGKTAFCGPPSQIGPAMGTTNWADIFSSVAGDPDGAYQRYLQQTGPAPPPPPVETPSNMGEPTHTSLLRQFSTIARRQMRLIISDRGYFAFLALLPFIMGVLSLSVPGTVGFGVPNPMGDAPNEPGQILVLLNVGAIFMGTALTVRDLIGERPIFRREQAVGLSTTAYLLAKVCIYAVFAIVQSTIVTAITIAGKGGPTQGSLTFLSPTLELFVVMAATTVTAAMVGLALSALAKSNEQIMPLLVVAVMSQLVFSGGMIPVTGRLVLDQLSWFTPARWGFAASASTIDLIKLVPGPLTPKDRHWEHSAGRWWFDMGMLGLLCIGYLSLVRWKIRLKGA
- a CDS encoding NADH:flavin oxidoreductase — its product is MNSAPDVFSPAKLGPITLRNRTIKSATFEARTPDDVVSDDLIAFHRAIAAGGIGMTTVAYTAVSQGGRTNGGQIWMRPEAVPGLRRLADAVHAEGAAISAQIGHAGPVANARSNKAAALAPVRFFNPLSMKFAKHATRDDINNVIAAHASAARFAIDSGFDAVEIHLGHNYLASSFLSPMINRRTDEFGGSLANRAKVARGIVMAVRREVERLGPAPIAVTAKLNMADGVRGSIQIEESLQTAKWLEEDGGLDAIELTAGSSLLNPMYLFRGDAPVKEFAAAQNWPLNWGMRMTGKKFMREYPYRETYLLRDAEQFRKELTMPLILLGGITNRESMDRAMAEGFEFVAMGRALLAEPDLLNRIQADGDAHSVKSLCTHCNKCMPTIYSRTLCVVTGGPA